One Bombus pyrosoma isolate SC7728 linkage group LG7, ASM1482585v1, whole genome shotgun sequence genomic window carries:
- the LOC122569200 gene encoding suppressor APC domain-containing protein 2 isoform X2 → MAQIQTSSADGLPKHFVSAMRTLFDIMDDQNTGFVKFSDIEGRWQDDGTQGLPKGVLDSLKKVTPPNGLLSFERFCTGLKICLLQIQTDGDSKKHDGQPNRPPSAPILIPDNQNKTTWTSPNTATIRPNNAISQQRTLSMPQLLAGRKDVNHTHLELMDSRGGPELKLNKAYGPPKPPRMGAALEARTINSERNFDKSEIRTVLQNWQMGLLMNDDKAIEKRQLPTINYRSDTRTLLRPTRVLGDGKAVELQNNQVGLQPKKPLNRRREPRRHTLQNGIDYNMMKRMKQIEQEKDVLLQGLAAVDKAREWYLKQISATQEKIKHLGRMGSHVEQWTEAQQERLELQRARVLEVNRHLAALISSWERGGLPLHMNLAFLSTPTSTQLQQDILSRLKQQNHRLTEEVSKKSQRIALLEQEKDNLVRELYNRQSGIVQSRRATMIHEQHDQTFM, encoded by the exons ATGGCGCAAATACAAACTTCGAGCGCGGATGGACTACCAAAGCACTTTGTCAGCGCTATGCGTACACTTTTTGATATAATGGATGATCAAAATACAGggtttgtaaaattttctgaTATTGAAGGCAGATGGCAAGATGATGGAACGCAAGGTCTACCAAAAGGTGTTTTGGACAGCCTTAAAAAAGTCACTCCACCTAATGGATTATTGTCTTTTGAAAGATTTTGTACAGGACTCAAGATATGTTTGCTACAAATTCAAACAGATGGTGATTCTAAAAAACATGATGGTCAACCAAATAGACCGCCATCTGCTCCAATACTTATACCtgataatcaaaataaaacaacatGGACATCTCCAAATACAGCAACTATTAGGCCAAATAATGCTATATCACAGCAACGTACCTTAAGCATGCCACAGTTATTAGCAGGTCGAAAAGATGTTAATCATACACACTTAGAATTAATGGATAGTAGAGGTGGTCCTGAATTGAAGCTAAATAAGGCATATGGACCTCCTAAACCTCCACGGATGGGTGCTGCATTAGAAGCTAGAACTATTAattcagaaagaaattttgacaAATCTGAAATTCGAACTGTATTACAAAATTGGCAGATGGGTTTGTTAATGAATGATGATAAAGCTATAGAAAAAAGACAATTACCAACGATAAATTATAGATCTGACACTAGAACATTATTAAGACCAACCAGAGTATTGGGAGATGGTAAAGCAGTTGAGTTGCAAAATAATCAAGTTGGCTTACAGCCTAAGAAACCATTAAATAGACGCAGAGAACCCAGGCGTCATACGTTGCAGAATGGTATTGATTACAATATG atgaaaagaatgaaacagaTTGAACAAGAGAAAGATGTATTACTTCAAGGTCTAGCTGCAGTTGATAAAGCTAGAGAATGgtatttgaaacaaatatctgCTACTCaggaaaaaattaaacatcttGGGCGTATGGGATCTCATGTG GAACAATGGACAGAGGCACAGCAAGAACGTTTAGAATTACAACGTGCTCGTGTCTTAGAAGTCAACAGACACTTAGCTGCACTAATAAGTAGTTGGGAACGTGGTGGACTTCCTCTTCACATGAATCTTGCGTTTCTTAGCACTCCTACATCGACCCAACTTCAGCAGGATATATTATCTAGGTTAAAGCAACAGAATCATAGATTAACAGag GAAGTCAGTAAAAAAAGCCAACGGATAGCATTACTTGAACAAGAAAAGGACAACTTGGTACGAGAATTGTATAATAGACAAAGTGGTATAGTTCAATCTAGAAGAGCAACAATGATTCATGAACAACATGATCAAACATTCATGTAA
- the LOC122569193 gene encoding tryptophan 5-hydroxylase 1 → MSGSGKGLLGVWLYRRGEHWAIKEGSPIHKSSDIPMVERKSNSDNKSSVVFSLKNQIGGLARALQVFQDLGVNVIHIESRKSLRRGSEFEILVDVECDSKRMEQLTRMLSREVAAINLAQYEQTGNIPHAPSLSAAPSFDFSEVDMPWFPRKISDLDQAQNVLMYGSELDADHPGFKDPVYRKRRVQFADIANNYRYGQPIPRVQYTPEEIRTWGTVFRELHQLYQKHACKEYLENWPKLEKYCGYREDNIPQLQDVNVFLKRTTGFQLRPVAGYLTPRDFLAGLAFRVFHCTQYIRHSSDPFYTPEPDCCHELLGHMPLLANPSFAQFSQELGLASLGASDEDINKLATLYFFTVEFGLCKQDGILRVYGAGLLSSVAELKHAVSVPEKTFRFDPEVTCKQECIITAFQNAYYYTDSFEEAKEKMRAFANQIQRPFGLRYNPYTQSVEVLTDAQKITAVVSELRGDLCIVSNALKKIHEQDDTVDVERITSLLTQGIELPQDSSSSDSDVDRSPNVESPEKPIKNQNKNYSSDNIVVNS, encoded by the exons ATGAGTGGTTCCGGAAAGGGCCTTCTCGGGGTGTGGCTATACAGAAGAGGCGAACACTGGGCCATTAAAGAAGGAAGTCCCATACATAAGTCGAGCGAT ATCCCCATGGTCGAGCGGAAATCGAACAGCGATAATAAAAGTTCTGTCGTTTTTTCCTTGAAAAACCAAATCGGTGGCTTGGCACGAGCTCTGCAAGTTTTTCAG GACCTGGGTGTGAATGTTATTCATATCGAATCACGGAAATCATTGCGTCGCGGTTCGGAATTCGAAATTCTCGTCGATGTTGAATGTGATTCGAAAAGAATGGAACAGTTGACGAGGATGTTGAGCCGAGAAGTCGCCGCCATTAATTTGGCACAGTACGAGCAAACAGGAAATATTCCTCATGCTCCGTCACTTTCCGCCGCTCCGAGTTTTG ATTTCAGCGAAGTAGATATGCCCTGGTTTCCACGAAAAATATCGGATCTAGATCAAGCTCAAAATGTGCTCATGTATGGATCCGAATTAGACGCGGATCATCCa GGCTTTAAAGACCCGGTGTATCGTAAACGTCGTGTGCAATTTGCGGATATCGCAAACAATTACAGATA tgGTCAACCAATTCCTCGCGTTCAATACACGCCAGAGGAGATCAGAACTTG GGGAACCGTTTTCCGCGAATTGCATCAGCTTTATCAGAAACATGCTTGTAAGGAATATCTGGAAAATTGGCCAAAACTGGAGAAATACTGTGGCTATAG AGAGGATAATATACCACAGTTGCAAGATGTAAACGTTTTCTTGAAGC GAACAACTGGATTTCAACTTCGACCCGTAGCAGGCTACCTTACACCAAGAGATTTTTTGGCCGGTCTTGCTTTTCGAGTATTTCATTGTACACAATACATTCGACATTCGTCCGATCCTTTTTATACGCCTGAACC gGACTGCTGTCACGAATTGTTAGGACACATGCCGCTTCTGGCGAATCCAAGTTTCGCACAATTCTCGCAGGAACTTGGACTTGCTTCGCTTGGAGCTTCGGACGAGGACATCAATAAATTGGCAACT ctCTATTTCTTTACGGTGGAATTTGGATTATGCAAGCAAGATGGTATACTTCGCGTTTACGGAGCTGGTTTATTGTCTTCTGTCGCGGAACTGAAACATGCTGTGTCCGTTCCCGAGAAGACGTTCCGATTCGATCCAGAAGTGACTTGCAAGCAAGAATGCATCATTACCGCGTTTCAAAATGCGTACTATTACACGGATAGCTTTGAggaagcaaaagaaaaaatgcg AGCATTTGCGAACCAAATACAACGACCATTTGGATTACGCTATAATCCCTACACTCAATCAGTGGAAGTTCTCACGGACGCTCAAAAAATCACGGCGGTAGTCAGTGAACTTAGGGGTGACCTCTGTATCGTCTCAAATGCCCTAAAGAAGATACACGAACAGGATGATACGGTGGACGTTGAGAGGATAACAAGCCTTTTAACTCAAGGTATCGAATTACCTCAAGATTCTTCGTCTTCTGACAGCGATGTTGATAGAAGTCCTAATGTCGAGTCGCCTGAGAAACCAATAAAAAATCAGAATAAAAACTATTCTTCTGACAATATTGTTGTTAACTCATAA
- the LOC122569200 gene encoding suppressor APC domain-containing protein 2 isoform X1, protein MAQIQTSSADGLPKHFVSAMRTLFDIMDDQNTGFVKFSDIEGRWQDDGTQGLPKGVLDSLKKVTPPNGLLSFERFCTGLKICLLQIQTDGDSKKHDGQPNRPPSAPILIPDNQNKTTWTSPNTATIRPNNAISQQRTLSMPQLLAGRKDVNHTHLELMDSRGGPELKLNKAYGPPKPPRMGAALEARTINSERNFDKSEIRTVLQNWQMGLLMNDDKAIEKRQLPTINYRSDTRTLLRPTRVLGDGKAVELQNNQVGLQPKKPLNRRREPRRHTLQNGIDYNMMKRMKQIEQEKDVLLQGLAAVDKAREWYLKQISATQEKIKHLGRMGSHVEQWTEAQQERLELQRARVLEVNRHLAALISSWERGGLPLHMNLAFLSTPTSTQLQQDILSRLKQQNHRLTEEVSKKSQRIALLEQEKDNLVRELYNRQSGIVQSRRATMIHEQHDQTFII, encoded by the exons ATGGCGCAAATACAAACTTCGAGCGCGGATGGACTACCAAAGCACTTTGTCAGCGCTATGCGTACACTTTTTGATATAATGGATGATCAAAATACAGggtttgtaaaattttctgaTATTGAAGGCAGATGGCAAGATGATGGAACGCAAGGTCTACCAAAAGGTGTTTTGGACAGCCTTAAAAAAGTCACTCCACCTAATGGATTATTGTCTTTTGAAAGATTTTGTACAGGACTCAAGATATGTTTGCTACAAATTCAAACAGATGGTGATTCTAAAAAACATGATGGTCAACCAAATAGACCGCCATCTGCTCCAATACTTATACCtgataatcaaaataaaacaacatGGACATCTCCAAATACAGCAACTATTAGGCCAAATAATGCTATATCACAGCAACGTACCTTAAGCATGCCACAGTTATTAGCAGGTCGAAAAGATGTTAATCATACACACTTAGAATTAATGGATAGTAGAGGTGGTCCTGAATTGAAGCTAAATAAGGCATATGGACCTCCTAAACCTCCACGGATGGGTGCTGCATTAGAAGCTAGAACTATTAattcagaaagaaattttgacaAATCTGAAATTCGAACTGTATTACAAAATTGGCAGATGGGTTTGTTAATGAATGATGATAAAGCTATAGAAAAAAGACAATTACCAACGATAAATTATAGATCTGACACTAGAACATTATTAAGACCAACCAGAGTATTGGGAGATGGTAAAGCAGTTGAGTTGCAAAATAATCAAGTTGGCTTACAGCCTAAGAAACCATTAAATAGACGCAGAGAACCCAGGCGTCATACGTTGCAGAATGGTATTGATTACAATATG atgaaaagaatgaaacagaTTGAACAAGAGAAAGATGTATTACTTCAAGGTCTAGCTGCAGTTGATAAAGCTAGAGAATGgtatttgaaacaaatatctgCTACTCaggaaaaaattaaacatcttGGGCGTATGGGATCTCATGTG GAACAATGGACAGAGGCACAGCAAGAACGTTTAGAATTACAACGTGCTCGTGTCTTAGAAGTCAACAGACACTTAGCTGCACTAATAAGTAGTTGGGAACGTGGTGGACTTCCTCTTCACATGAATCTTGCGTTTCTTAGCACTCCTACATCGACCCAACTTCAGCAGGATATATTATCTAGGTTAAAGCAACAGAATCATAGATTAACAGag GAAGTCAGTAAAAAAAGCCAACGGATAGCATTACTTGAACAAGAAAAGGACAACTTGGTACGAGAATTGTATAATAGACAAAGTGGTATAGTTCAATCTAGAAGAGCAACAATGATTCATGAACAACATGATCAAACATTCAT aatataa